A window of the Kazachstania africana CBS 2517 chromosome 10, complete genome genome harbors these coding sequences:
- the END3 gene encoding End3p (similar to Saccharomyces cerevisiae END3 (YNL084C); ancestral locus Anc_2.207), producing MPKLEQFEIKKYWQIFCGLKPVENKVSHDQVKPILYNSKQDSSILNKIWFLADIDDDDMLDFEEFVICMRLLFDLINNNISTVPDVLPDWLIPGSKAKLIKQKRSNNPVTSTPKEEETKKAREVDWYISPNDLKVYNDLLTKSTLTDGSFTFSSLSIIVNSNPTHFINVSNGDIEKTWKLVNPKNSTSINKDPAMYFLHILKQNSDLNAAIPNSLPSRISNIIDKSEISYKVDSVPRTETTTRTSNTTNKNASVVKSQFENLLNYKKMESSSKSIQANVRVDSVIDDLQNIEKQVDRLESYLSTKKNELNSINNQINQLK from the coding sequence ATGCCTAAATTAGAGCAGTTTGAGATCAAAAAGTACTGGCAAATCTTCTGTGGTTTGAAACCAGTGGAGAATAAAGTGTCTCATGACCAAGTCAAGCCAATTTTATACAATTCTAAACAAGATTCGTCaattttgaacaaaattTGGTTCTTAGctgatattgatgatgatgacatgttagattttgaagaatttgtcATCTGCATGAGATTGTTGTTTGATTTAATCAATAACAATATCTCTACCGTGCCTGATGTCCTACCAGATTGGTTGATTCCAGGTAGTAAAGCCAAATTAATCAAACAAAAACGTTCAAACAACCCTGTTACTTCTACCCCAAAGGAGGAAGAGACAAAGAAGGCTAGAGAGGTTGATTGGTACATTTCTCCAAACGATTTGAAAGTGTACAACGATCTACTAACTAAGAGCACATTAACTGATGGTTCATTTACGTTTTCATCACTCTCCATTATAGTCAATTCGAATCCAACTCATTTCATCAACGTTTCAAATGGTGACATTGAAAAGACATGGAAATTGGTTAATCCTAAGAACTCTACCTCCATTAATAAAGATCCAGCAATGTACTTTTTGCACATTTTGAAACAGAATAGTGACTTAAATGCTGCTATACCAAACTCTCTTCCTTCTAGAATCTCCAATATTATAGATAAATCAGAAATCTCATACAAAGTTGACTCAGTTCCTCGAACAGAGACAACTACTAGAACTTCAAATACTACAAATAAGAATGCAAGCGTTGTAAAATCACAATTCGAAAATTTACTcaattataaaaaaatggaatcGTCATCTAAATCAATCCAGGCCAATGTAAGAGTAGACTCTGTAATAGACGaccttcaaaatattgaaaaacaagTCGATCGTTTGGAATCATATCTTTCTACAAAGAAGAATGAACTTAACTCCATCaataatcaaatcaatcaattaaaataa
- the SSK1 gene encoding mitogen-activated protein kinase kinase kinase SSK1 (similar to Saccharomyces cerevisiae SSK1 (YLR006C); ancestral locus Anc_5.230), translated as MFSPVISRKLWIRIDSVDDELNQPTMVDFDDSDTIDDFKTRLFSTLNSSRWQDVNDNASIAIGFYINRGQHFNGFNHDKNSYLSAVPQNSGLDSPILSPIQKKRLPTREESSSTLQSFTINKDYQGTPHVFSPNTNTTLESGIGINSASDPTMLGSPRLQITSPRELQAQKLPLKLNMNFCNNNHQHMKAPQPFSPYLPTNNPFLPTSPFSTSPTTFNLVRSTSNLKYSIHPIDDHISRVIFDPDELVANIYTELFGPMYQQALNEALVVFSNENSSIHENTIVKEIPGPLQSDVSVGSSAQIHHNSEAADQERSSPDGTEEDQIYRIVTNEEELQQVKSHYKTVDRDYDPNSAKLAGSDDLLESPKQAILLLPKNYKTNDDHFSSLKSSPVSHSATPASVLDLSIDVDHSIFEQSKQDNGDGRTSHSPPDENTSRRPVSPLNEAIEHTRPLRISTSGFTLTSATTTTEKVFPKINVLIVEDNVINQAILGGFLRKHKISYKVAKNGKEAVEMWKNGGLHLIFMDLQLPVLSGIDAAKQIRDFEKERPSCAPVIIVALTASNSAEDKRNALVSGCNDYLTKPVNLHWLSKKITEWGCMQALIDFDSWKQGQSKLADSSLK; from the coding sequence ATGTTCTCACCTGTGATAAGTCGAAAGCTTTGGATACGAATCGACTCGGTTGATGATGAGCTCAATCAGCCAACAATGGTTGATTTCGATGATAGTGATACTATTGACGATTTTAAGACAAGGCTTTTCTCAACGCTTAATAGTTCTCGATGGCAAGATGTTAATGATAATGCCTCTATTGCCATAGGGTTTTATATTAACAGAGGACAACATTTCAATGGTTTCAATCACGATAAGAACTCTTATTTGAGTGCCGTGCCACAAAACAGTGGTCTAGATTCACCCATATTATCACCTatacagaaaaaaagactCCCGACAAGGGAGGAATCCTCCTCAACATTACAATCATTCACGATCAACAAAGACTATCAAGGTACTCCTCATGTATTTTCACCTAACACCAACACTACCTTGGAGAGTGGTATCGGTATCAATAGCGCCTCTGATCCTACAATGCTTGGTAGTCCTCGATTACAAATTACCAGTCCTAGAGAACTTCAGGCTCAAAAACTTCCATTAAAGTTGAATATGAACTTCTGCAACAATAACCATCAACATATGAAGGCTCCACAACCTTTTTCCCCATACCTACCGACTAATAATCCCTTTCTACCGACTTCCCCATTTTCTACATCACCAACTACATTTAACCTTGTAAGAAGCACATCAAATCTGAAATATTCCATACATCCAATTGATGACCACATTTCTAGGGTTATTTTTGACCCTGACGAACTAGTCGCGAATATATACACTGAGCTATTTGGACCCATGTACCAACAAGCATTGAATGAAGCATTAGTTGTTTTcagtaatgaaaattcGTCAATTCATGAAAATACCATAGTGAAAGAAATACCTGGTCCATTACAATCCGATGTTTCAGTAGGTTCAAGTGctcaaattcatcataaTTCCGAAGCGGCGGATCAAGAACGTTCTTCGCCAGATGGTACAGAGGAAGATCAGATTTATAGAATTGTcacaaatgaagaagaactaCAACAAGTGAAGTCACATTATAAAACAGTTGACAGAGATTACGACCCTAATTCAGCTAAATTAGCTGGTTCTGATGATCTACTGGAATCTCCTAAACAAGCCATTCTTTTATTGCCCAAGAATTATAAGACAAATGATGaccatttttcatcattgaaatcCTCACCAGTAAGTCATTCTGCCACACCTGCTAGTGTTTTGGATTTATCAATTGATGTGGACCACTCGATATTCGAACAAAGTAAACAAGATAATGGTGATGGAAGAACATCGCATTCACCGCCTGATGAAAATACCTCTAGAAGACCTGTCTCTCCTTTAAATGAGGCAATTGAACATACTAGGCCCCTGCGTATATCGACCTCAGGCTTTACTCTAACGTCAGCTACAACTACAACTGAAAAAGTTTTTCCCAAAATCAACGTCTTAATAGTCGAAGATAATGTGATTAATCAGGCCATTTTGGGTGGATTTTTAAGAAAGCATAAAATCTCTTACAAAGTAgcaaaaaatggtaaagaaGCAGTAGAGATGTGGAAAAATGGGGGGTTACATCTTATCTTTATGGATTTACAACTACCTGTTCTTTCTGGTATTGATGCAGCTAAGCAAATTCGTGATTTCGAAAAGGAAAGACCTTCGTGTGCACCGGTCATCATTGTTGCATTAACCGCATCAAATTCGGCTGAAGATAAGAGAAATGCATTGGTTTCTGGTTGTAATGATTATTTAACGAAGCCAGTTAATTTACATTGGCttagtaaaaaaattacgGAATGGGGGTGTATGCAAGCATTAATTGACTTTGATAGTTGGAAACAAGGACAGAGTAAGTTGGCTGATAGCAGTCTGAAATAA
- the SNN1 gene encoding Snn1p (similar to Saccharomyces cerevisiae YNL086W; ancestral locus Anc_2.203) has protein sequence MSNRDEHEHTAVVHPVELSLYSLISNDLDEIFSSINKLRSVQALSILKLRSIRNSIQHENDLLSMESSERRIQRLLERLEALEDRISKRI, from the coding sequence ATGTCCAATAGAGACGAGCATGAGCATACGGCAGTGGTACATCCTGTGGAATTAAGTCTATATTCCCTGATATCGAACGACCTTGATGAGATCTTCAGCTCGATTAATAAGTTGAGATCGGTGCAGGCATTGTCAATTTTAAAGTTGAGGTCAATTAGGAACTCCATACAGCATGAGAACGATCTACTCTCCATGGAGAGTTCAGAAAGGAGGATACAAAGACTTCTAGAAAGATTAGAAGCATTAGAGGATCGTATTTCAAAGCgtatataa
- the SSL1 gene encoding TFIIH/NER complex subunit SSL1 (similar to Saccharomyces cerevisiae SSL1 (YLR005W); ancestral locus Anc_5.226) has protein sequence MAPGINSASDSDEEIVNISNRRGKRQLNRNDDGNIQENERDEDNLDREDRGQRRSRSNRKQKLKSRKKKSNGKNTQGGSGGYAWEDEIKRSWDLVTLDEDGDMVSLVASLIEARKKRAAKRSVTPFQRGIIRNLILTLDCSESMLEKDLRPSRHAMMIQYAIDFVHEFFDQNPISQIGIVIMRNGLAQLVSQVSGNPQDHIDALKSIRKQEPKGNPSLQNALEMARGLLLPVPSHCTREVLIIFGSLSSTDPGDVHQTINSLVRERIRTRVIGLSAQVAICKELCKQTNYGDESYYNILLDETHFKELFDEAVTPLPVNKINKGFTLVKMGFPTRIFEDTPTFCSCHSKLIYGGYFCPNCHSKICSLPTVCPCCDLMLILSTHLARSYHHLMPLKTFKEVPSDETFKTENCYSCQKKFPILKNHKTGNLLTSSRYRCSDCQEDFCIDCDLFIHEVLHNCPGCEAKPTII, from the coding sequence ATGGCCCCAGGAATTAATTCAGCTTCGgattctgatgaagaaattgtcaatatatcaaatagAAGGGGCAAAAGGCAGCTAAACCGTAATGATGATGGGAatatacaagaaaatgagAGGGATGAGGACAACTTAGATAGAGAAGATAGAGGTCAGAGGCGATCGAGGTCAAATAGGAAACAAAAGCTTAAgtcaagaaagaagaaatccaATGGTAAAAATACTCAGGGTGGCAGCGGCGGTTATGCCTGGGAAGACGAAATTAAAAGAAGTTGGGATCTGGTTACTCTAGACGAAGATGGGGATATGGTTTCTTTGGTGGCAAGTTTGATTGAAGCCAGAAAGAAAAGGGCAGCCAAGAGAAGTGTTACGCCGTTTCAGCGTGGTATTATCAGAAATCTTATTCTTACTTTAGATTGTAGTGAAAGTATGCTGGAGAAAGATTTGAGGCCAAGTAGACATGCTATGATGATACAGTATGCTATTGATTTTGTTCACGAATTCTTTGATCAAAATCCAATTTCACAGATTGGTATTGTGATTATGAGAAATGGTCTTGCGCAATTAGTGAGTCAGGTGAGTGGAAACCCACAGGATCATATCGATGctttaaaatcaataagGAAACAAGAGCCAAAGGGTAACCCTTCTTTACAAAATGCATTAGAGATGGCTCGAGGTCTTCTTTTACCAGTGCCATCCCACTGTACAAGAGAAGTGTTAATCATATTTGGCAGTCTTTCAAGTACAGATCCAGGTGACGTCCATCAGACAATCAATTCTCTGGTTAGAGAAAGAATACGTACAAGGGTAATTGGTTTATCAGCTCAGGTTGCCATCTGTAAAGAACTTTGTAAACAGACAAATTATGGCGATGAATCCTACtataatatattattagatgaaaCACACTTCAAAGAGTTATTTGACGAAGCTGTTACTCCATTACCCgtgaataaaataaataaaggTTTTACTTTGGTGAAAATGGGTTTCCCAActagaatatttgaagatactCCAACATTCTGCTCATGTCACTCAAAACTTATCTATGGTGGTTATTTCTGTCCAAATTGTCATAGCAAAATTTGTTCATTACCAACCGTATGTCCTTGCTGTGATTTAATGTTGATTCTTTCAACGCATTTGGCGAGATCTTACCATCATCTAATGCCATTGAAAACCTTTAAGGAGGTTCCATCAGACGAAACTTTTAAAACTGAAAACTGCTACAgttgtcaaaaaaaattcccCATTTTAAAGAATCACAAAACAGGCAACCTCTTAACAAGTTCTCGTTATAGGTGTTCGGACTGTCAAGAAGATTTTTGTATCGATTGTGATCTATTCATTCATGAGGTTTTACATAATTGCCCTGGCTGTGAGGCAAAACCTACAATaatataa
- the SAL1 gene encoding Ca(2+)-binding ATP:ADP antiporter SAL1 (similar to Saccharomyces cerevisiae SAL1 (YNL083W); ancestral locus Anc_2.210) has product MVRDDDDTDKYRRLFDKIDSRHLGKFTYLDLKEYLKDVDHPISTNDIAIYHLFQNMDLDNDHSIDLKDFIKYNQSAESQIKSGFQNIDLDDDGSISSNEILSYLSKKIDGNKDQDRKLKKFLQWAFNKNEKITYDQWHNFLVLMPRGNGNTRLTTAFNYYHSFNNNIDDLEVTSEGDVTLINDFVEKFKYFIIGGISGVVSRTCTAPFDRIKTFLIVRTDLKPTLLNEQKRKEISLERHVSNVKKIRSPLVKAITSLYRTNGLKAFYVGNGLNSVKVFPESSIKFGTFEITKKLLRKWNPETGEFELSKISTYIAGGLAGVMSQFVVYPVDTIKFRLQCTSLGNYSQTSHNQILVETVKSLYKEGGISIFYRGLITGLLGIFPYAAMDLGTFTMLKNIILKQSGGKENELTNLQTLSIGATSGSIGTTIVYPINLLRTRLQTQGTFAHPYKYKGFRDVMWKTIQREGYQGLYKGLIPTLAKVCPSVSISYLCYENLKRLTKLDKP; this is encoded by the coding sequence ATGGTCCGGGATGACGATGATACAGATAAGTATAGGAGGTTATTCGATAAGATAGACAGTAGACACCTTGGTAAGTTCACTTACCTAGATTTGAAAGAGTATTTGAAGGATGTGGATCATCCCATCTCGACAAATGATATTGCcatttatcatttatttcaaaatatggaTTTAGATAATGATCACTCTATAGATTTGAAAGACTTTATCAAGTACAATCAATCAGCTGAGTCTCAAATAAAGAGTGGGttccaaaatattgatttggATGATGATGGTAGTATCTCATCCAATGAAATCCTAAGCTATCTTTCCAAGAAGATCGATGGTAATAAAGATCAAGATAGGAAACTAAAAAAGTTCTTACAATGGGCATTCAACAAGAATGAGAAGATTACATACGATCAATGGCATAATTTCTTAGTATTAATGCCAAGAGGCAACGGTAACACGAGACTAACCACGGCATTCAATTATTATCACtcatttaataataatatcgaTGATTTAGAAGTAACTTCCGAAGGTGATGTGACTCTAATTAACGATTTTGTAGAAAagttcaaatattttattattggtgGCATATCTGGAGTGGTGTCGAGAACATGTACAGCACCATTTGATAGAATCAAGACTTTCCTCATAGTAAGAACCGATTTGAAACCAACTCTTTTAAATGAAcagaaaagaaaggaaaTATCATTAGAAAGACATGTATCTAATGTCAAGAAAATACGATCACCTCTCGTTAAGGCAATCACCTCCCTTTATAGGACAAATGGATTAAAAGCATTTTACGTTGGGAACGGTTTAAATTCAGTAAAAGTCTTTCCTGAgtcatcaataaaatttggcacttttgaaataacTAAGAAACTATTACGTAAATGGAATCCAGAAACTGGAGAATTTGAACTTTCTAAAATTTCTACTTACATTGCAGGTGGTCTTGCAGGGGTAATGTCACAATTTGTCGTATATCCAGTCGATACCATTAAATTTAGACTACAGTGCACTTCTCTAGGCAACTATAGCCAGACAAGCCACAACCAAATCCTCGTAGAAACAGTTAAATCTTTATACAAAGAAGGTGGGATCAGCATCTTTTACAGAGGCTTGATAACGGGACTCCTGGGTATTTTCCCCTATGCTGCCATGGATCTGGGGACTTTCACTATGTTGAAAAACATCATATTGAAACAAAGTGGTGGCAAAGAGAACGAACTAACTAATTTACAGACTTTATCCATTGGAGCCACAAGCGGTTCCATTGGTACAACAATCGTTTATccaattaatttattgagAACAAGATTACAAACACAAGGAACTTTTGCCCACCCCTACAAATATAAAGGATTCAGAGACGTCATGTGGAAAACCATCCAAAGAGAAGGTTACCAGGGCCTTTACAAAGGCTTGATACCAACTTTAGCTAAAGTGTGTCCTTCTGTCTCAATCAGTTATTTATGCTAcgaaaatttgaaaagactCACAAAACTTGATAAGCCTTGA
- the KAFR0J00730 gene encoding uncharacterized protein (similar to Saccharomyces cerevisiae TCB2 (YNL087W) and TCB1 (YOR086C); ancestral locus Anc_2.202) gives MAPNTGNKALESSEEPIVPKIENIQKNVLTKRKTTIDIPASESFKVNGQSGNVRSPMISSYVGWKEIGGWEERDALTIDDELMLVNDETFFDNFIPDKFFGDWYHSVAILGVAGLLSFLIGYFKFSMAPMFYVATVASVLYRTSSKKYRSKLRDLVQKEFTVQKIESDYESMEWLNHTLSKLWPLIEPHVSKEIVMQVNQILLKEKSIPKFIKALWIDQFTLGVKPPRIDSVKTFPNTDRDIAVMDWTLSFTPHDHSDINAKKMKNYVNQYIVVKAKLFGLTIPVRVSDISFEVNTRLKFKLMEAFPHVETVNVQLLEVPDIDFIATLFGTSIFNWEILSLPGLHSFINQMAAKYMGPIVLPPFSFQLNLPKLLSKSPLSIGVLEIKIKNAEKLKLDASTLGTKNDSHNLYLQFKTQDKIIGKSKVISCTSNCTWNESIYVLLDSFTEPLAISLLEKREILKDKILGSLGYNLDSLNKKVGKEMNCSTTFLRSSKPVGNLNFTLRFHPTLEKKKLPDGTIEELPELNTGISKIVIERARGFNDDETNKQLSLYIELYVNGALVLTTKKKKSGDDSIFEWKNGFEFIVTNRRRAKAKFVIKDGKTNAEIGVLVENLNDLIDRQEIHKNWIPVNSDGAELKVTTHWRPVELGNNADSLIYNPPIGTVRVLINKANHLKHTKRIGPVDTYAKVMVNDVIRGKTIEKYQSSDPIWNEAIYVTVTSPNQKITIECMALEPLGPEISLGKFVLPTQNLFDKGIDGKYVEHIEEGHITSKLINSKGSSNGEIVYYLSFYPTVPVLSPEEIKDLERINKRKKLLEEDKKAKESNGMKLNRSDTDFFSKEENKIKDIESMFSNKMKLTLDELLSYNSGVFAFSILSGELPLPGLYVQVFLDSEPYARITSQRVSLRTIKTGLLADYMVKELEWSVTTLRVVTKPNSSRDDECVCEAIIPTIELIRNCYDNPSIVTLVGKRSAKVVIQASWFPINVTKLPQADLITNTGDLKISVIQGKDITDNTNGQCNPMVKVYLNDSTESVFKTKAVKKTTNPVWNETSEKILLSNRVNEYLKFKVFDSRVGKNSTVIDEGILPLSKINPESEENELTVPLKNNNGLLELNLKFEPRYAYKLDKPPTNVTDFSSKGINSGIKVGATVVGVGATGLGKIKTTLF, from the coding sequence atGGCTCCAAATACGGGGAATAAAGCTTTAGAATCCTCAGAGGAACCAATAgttccaaaaattgaaaatattcaaaagaatgtGCTCACCAAGAGAAAGACAACAATAGATATCCCAGCATCTGAATCATTTAAAGTTAATGGCCAATCAGGGAATGTCAGGAGTCCCATGATTTCTTCATATGTCGGATGGAAAGAAATTGGTGGCTGGGAAGAAAGAGACGCATTGACAATTGATGACGAACTGATGCTTGTAAATGACGAAACTTTTTTCGATAATTTTATACCTGACAAGTTTTTTGGTGACTGGTATCATTCGGTTGCCATATTAGGAGTAGCAGGCttactttcttttctaattggttattttaaattttccatgGCTCCAATGTTTTATGTAGCCACTGTGGCCTCTGTACTATACAGAACCtcttccaaaaaatatagatCAAAGTTGAGGGATTTGGttcaaaaagaattcaCCGTTCAAAAAATCGAATCTGATTATGAATCAATGGAGTGGTTGAATCATACATTAAGCAAATTGTGGCCTCTTATCGAACCACATGTATCTAAGGAAATTGTCATGCAGGTCAACCAGattcttttaaaagaaaaatcgaTTCCAAAGTTTATAAAAGCCCTCTGGATTGATCAATTTACACTTGGTGTTAAACCCCCACGTATTGATAGCGTTAAAACATTTCCAAATACCGATCGTGACATCGCTGTGATGGATTGGACTCTATCGTTTACACCACATGATCATTCCGACATTAAtgcaaagaaaatgaaaaattatgtgAATCAGTATATAGTGGTGAAGGCTAAATTATTTGGTTTGACCATACCCGTTAGAGTTTCAGATATTTCATTCGAAGTTAATACAAGattaaaattcaaactaATGGAAGCATTCCCACACGTGGAGACAGTAAATGTTCAATTGTTGGAAGTCCCGGACATTGATTTTATAGCTACTCTCTTTGGCActtcaattttcaactGGGAAATTCTATCACTTCCTGGACTACACTCATTTATCAACCAAATGGCCGCCAAATATATGGGTCCTATCGTATTGCCaccattttctttccaattgaatttaccaaaattaCTTTCCAAATCTCCTTTATCTATAGGTGTTCTTGAAATTAAGATAAAAAATGCAGAAAAGTTGAAACTAGATGCTTCCACGTTGGGCACCAAGAATGATTCGCACAATTTATACTTACAATTCAAAACCcaagataaaattattggaaaaagtaAAGTAATTTCCTGTACGAGCAATTGCACTTGGAATGAAAGCATATACGTATTGTTAGACTCGTTTACAGAGCCTTTAGCCATAAGTTTATTGGAGAAGCGtgaaatattgaaagataaaatattgGGAAGTCTTGGTTATAATTTGGATTCACTGAATAAAAAGGTAGGCAAAGAGATGAACTGTTCTACAACTTTCCTGAGAAGTTCTAAGCCAGTCGGGAACCTAAATTTTACTCTACGTTTCCATCCTACTCttgagaagaagaaattaccTGATGGTACCATCGAAGAATTACCTGAATTGAATACAGGTATATCTAAGATCGTGATAGAAAGAGCTCGTGGGTTTAATGATGACGAGACTAACAAACAATTATCACTGTACATAGAGTTATATGTGAACGGTGCTTTAGTACTCActacaaagaagaaaaaatccGGGGATGATAGCATATTTGAGTGGAAAAATGGTTTTGAGTTTATCGTAACGAACCGTCGCAGAGCAAAGGCTAAATTTGTCATCAAAGATGGTAAGACAAATGCTGAAATAGGTGTTCTAGTTGAGAATTTAAATGACTTGATAGATAGACAAGAAATTCACAAGAACTGGATACCTGTAAATAGTGATGGTGCGGAACTAAAAGTGACGACACACTGGAGACCAGTTGAACTAGGTAATAATGCTGACTCCTTAATATATAACCCACCAATTGGTACCGTAAGGGTCCTAATTAATAAAGCTAATCATTTGAAGCACACGAAGAGAATAGGTCCCGTGGATACTTATGCCAAAGTTATGGTGAATGATGTAATTAGAGGAAAAACTATAGAAAAATACCAGTCATCAGATCCGATCTGGAACGAGGCAATTTATGTCACTGTAACATCTCCAAATCAGAAAATTACCATAGAATGTATGGCTCTTGAGCCACTTGGACCAGAAATTTCTCTTGGTAAATTTGTTTTACCAACACAGAATTTGTTCGATAAGGGTATTGATGGAAAATATGTTGAACACATTGAAGAAGGGCATATCACTAGCAAATTGATTAATTCAAAAGGGAGTTCAAATGGTGAAATCGTATACTACCTCTCTTTCTATCCAACGGTTCCAGTTTTAAGTCctgaagaaatcaaagatttagaaagaattaataaaagaaagaaacttCTTGAAGAGGACAAGAAGGCTAAGGAATCAAACGGtatgaaattgaatagAAGCGATACAGATTTTTTCTCTAAGGaggaaaataaaattaaagacATTGAGAGTATGTTTAGcaataaaatgaaattgacaCTTGATGAGTTATTAAGTTATAACTCAGGTGTTTTCGCTTTTTCCATATTATCTGGTGAACTGCCCTTACCAGGTCTGTACGTTCAGGTATTCCTTGATTCTGAACCATACGCACGTATAACTTCTCAAAGAGTCTCTTTAAGAACAATAAAGACTGGCTTGCTTGCTGACTATATGgttaaagaattagaatGGTCGGTAACGACCCTTAGAGTCGTGACTAAACCGAACAGTAGCCGTGATGATGAATGTGTATGTGAGGCAATTATCCCTACGATTGAATTAATCAGGAACTGTTACGATAATCCGTCGATTGTTACATTGGTGGGTAAAAGATCAGCTAAAGTAGTGATTCAGGCTTCATGGTTCCCTATAAATGTTACAAAATTACCACAAGCCGATCTAATTACAAATACTGGTGACTTAAAGATCAGTGTGATTCAAGGGAAGGATATAACTGATAATACAAATGGCCAGTGCAATCCAATGGTCAAAGTATATCTAAATGACAGCACAGAATCTGTCTTCAAGACCAAAGCCGTGAAGAAGACTACCAATCCAGTTTGGAATGAGACAAGCgagaaaattcttttaagTAATAGGGTCAATGAATACttgaaattcaaagtttttGATAGTCGTGTGGGGAAAAATAGTACTGTGATAGACGAAGGTATACTACCATTGAGTAAAATCAATCCAGAAAGCGAGGAAAACGAACTTACAGTCCCACTGAAGAATAATAATGGGCTGCTTGaactaaatttgaaatttgaaccAAGATATGCGTATAAACTCGATAAACCCCCAACAAATGTCACTGATTTTTCCTCCAAGGGAATAAACAGTGGTATCAAAGTGGGTGCGACGGTCGTAGGTGTAGGAGCTACTGGCCTTGGCAAGATCAAAACTACCCTTTTCTGA
- the CMS1 gene encoding Cms1p (similar to Saccharomyces cerevisiae YLR003C; ancestral locus Anc_5.228), with protein sequence MSNPDDLDDGLLYDFENEELVAQSHSGSDNEEEPQQENENKRPLDEEEEKEEEARPLSKRQKKLQKRSKLHVKKKDQVQYEVNKRKAIPKSTPEEIQEYFTSLIREKNPDLSALELEDLYFKKTDFLSTAKFEEERDLDNLANFMQQNSKAPKAIVFSMSNMRVADVFRKLNTNKDCVKLFAKNKLKDDVKIVEDVFSGKSKKLTKMKYFLATPTRMEKILETTEVFFQGKDKLDVILDASYLDPKDNSLIASENTVLLCTVLKTILKKKSSVKILLY encoded by the coding sequence ATGTCCAATCCAGATGATCTAGACGATGGTCTATTatatgattttgaaaatgaggaGCTAGTAGCTCAAAGCCACAGCGGCAGCGATAATGAGGAAGAGCCACAGCaagagaatgaaaataagagaCCTTTGgatgaggaagaggaaaaagaagaggaagcaAGACCACTATCGAAGAGACAGAAGAAGTTGCAAAAGAGATCAAAATTGCAtgtaaagaagaaggatCAAGTTCAGTACGAAGTGAACAAGAGAAAAGCTATACCAAAATCCACGCCTGAAGAgattcaagaatatttcaCATCATTAATAAGAGAGAAAAACCCTGACTTAAGTGCCTTGGAACTTGAAGATTtatacttcaaaaaaacAGATTTCTTATCTACCGCTAAGTTCGAAGAAGAACGTGACTTAGATAATTTGGCCAACTTTATgcaacaaaattcaaaggCTCCAAAAGCTATTGTATTTTCGATGTCAAATATGCGAGTAGCTGATGTCTTCAGAAAACTGAATACAAATAAAGATTGTGTCAAGCTATTTGCTaagaacaaattgaaagatgacGTCAAGATCGTAGAAGACGTATTCAGTGGGAAATCCAAAAAGCTTAccaaaatgaaatatttcttgGCTACTCCAACAAGAATGGAGAAGATACTCGAGACTACAGaagtattttttcaagGTAAAGACAAATTAGACGTTATTCTCGATGCAAGTTATCTTGATCCTAAAGATAACTCTCTGATTGCATCAGAAAATACAGTATTACTTTGTACTGTTCTTAAAACAATACttaagaagaaaagttcCGTTAAGATTCTCTTATATTGA